The segment TCCCGGTCGGCTCCCTCCGCGCCCCGAGGGCACGCGACCTCCCTGAGCGCCGATAAGCACCGGGTCGACGGGAGCGGAGCCGCCGAGAGGGCGGGGACAAGGGAAGAGGGCAGGCGAGGCAGCCAATCGAGGCGCGGGGGCGGTCGGCGGCGATCTGTCGGCCCAATGAGCGCCGCGGAGGGCCGGGCCGAGTGCGGGAAGTGAGGGGGCGTTGTAGCGAGCGGGCGCCGTCATGGCCGACGGGATTGTTAGGGCGCAGGCCGCCTGGCCCGGTGGCGGCGCTGCCGCTGCTTTCGGAGAGGTCGCCTGCAAGGGCAAGGAGGTCCCCGCCAACGTTCTCCGTGAGGATGAGCGGTCGTGGACGAGGAGGTAGCCGCGGCGTTGTTGTGCgagtctttccttcctttccctcggCCGCTCGCAGGCCCTCTGAAACGAGGGCCCGTCGCGGGTCCCGGGAGTGCGGCAGGGCGGGTGGTGGCCTTgctgcgggagggagggagggagggagggagggagggagggacggtcggtcggtcggtcggtcgGGGTCTCTCCGGCTCGTGGCGCTCTCTACTGCAGCGCCTCTAAAACGCCGCGCTTCTTCGGTGCCTGCCCCCGGGGTGCCACGGCGCGTACTGGGTCGCCGGCGCAGTCGGTCTCCTTGGGGGTTCGGACTGTATGCATATAGGCAGTGAGCATCGCAGTAGTGACCGTAATCAGTCGTTTCTGCGCTGCTGATAGCCTTGCAGAGACGCCCCGGCTCGGCTGTGCTAGGCTTTGGTTATGGCACCACCCCCACCGCGCACACGAGCGCACGCTCTCTCCAAAGTGGCTTGTGAAAGGGAAGAATTGCAGCTTTTCCTAGCTTTCTTAAACGCCTAGAAACCAGTCAATCCCGCAGGCTGCGAGAGCTTCCCAGCTCTCATTTCCGTGCTGGAGGTGGGCCGTGATAAGAGCATGCTGGCAAGGTTCACTGATGCTGGTGCGCCGCAACGTGCTAGGAGCTAAGTGAGCAGCTGCGGAGAGTTATGAAAAAGTTGCAGATGTTATCTGCAAGGTGCTAACTTTAAGTTAGTGTCCAGCCTAACcgttgttgctgttcttaaatTTGAAATGCTAAAGATAGGACAGCTAGggatttcctctgcttctgacGGCAGGGTTTATCTGCAGCGTGGAAAACAGGCCCTTAGTGAAAGGGGCTGCGTTGCCCGCTCTGCGTGCTGACTCGTAGAATGGTTAGGCTTGGAAGGcacccttaaagatcatctagcccaacccGCCTGCCGCGGTCAGGGACGTGTTTCACTAGATCGGGTTGCTCAAAGCGTTGACGCGTTGCTTGGAACAGCGCTTTCTTAATAGGTCTCGGTAATGTTGCAGCTGCCGCCCGTTTGGAGTACTGGAAGCGTTCAACTGCTCTCCGGAAACTGTGCTTGCGGTAGCGCCCTGCCTTTACGAAAGGGCGCGTTTCCTGTCTCCTTCGTGTTGAAGGCTGCGCGAggagtctgtgtgtgtgtgtgtgtgtgtgcgcgtgcgCGCATCTGTTTTGACTTGGCCGTACTGGCTGCAGCAACGTATGTAACCTGAACGCTGTGCTTGATTGGAGAACCAGGCCGTTAACTTGAGTCTGATGAGTGACTTGAGAGCAGACAACCTACTCTGACCGCTCTTAGTGCGACACGTTTCCTGGAGGACGAATTAGTTGCAGTTTCTCGCTTGGTCTTAACTTgaggcggggggagggggcggggggcttAGAACCACTTCTGGAGCGTAGTTGGCTCTAGCGAGTGGTCTTGAATTTGCTTAGCTCACTGTACCGAAGGCCTGTTTCACGGTTGAGCGATGTTATAGGGAGGAGTGTGAGGAAGGCTTATAATTCTCGATTGTCGTGCAGTGAAAGGCGATGGTGAGTAAGAAGTACAAAGCATCTGTGGAATCGAGTCTTATCGGCAGTGTTTCAGTCGcatctaaaacaaataaaaatagcgGAAGTCGCTAACCTGAAGTACTCGGCTGTCTCGCTGCCCCCGTCACCTTGCGCGCTGGATCCTGCTTCTGGTGCCATATGCAGTTTCTGTCTGCTGGTGATTTGGGGAGTTCCCTCGCAATTAGTTGCGAGTTGATGGTTTCCTACAGGTCGGTGGTATTTGTGTTTCGAAGGTGATGCCTTGGCCTCGGTCTGGAGGTGTCTGACGTCAGGCCGGCCGTAACGGGCTAATTTGGAACGTTCCTTCCCCTGAGTAGGTGGCGTTCTCGAGGACGGAGAGTTAATACGGCCTCAGCCGGATTACTCCAGGTTCTTTGAAGATGCCTTCCTGCTTCTGGCCGAGGCAACATTTGGACGTAACCGAAGGACGGTTAGCCATTGTTTGCCGCTTGTGTGTCTTGTGCGTAGAAGGTAGAGAACTTTGCCTATTCAAAGCTCGCTTAAGAAGAATGGCTGTTTTGTCGTGCGCGTTTGGGGCGCCTGATAATCTGCTTTGGTAGGGCGAGTTCAGTGGGGCATAGTGATTTGCTGAAgctgttgcctttctctgaagcCGACTACGTTTTAACTGTTTACTCTTCCTCCAGTGCCTTGCGTTCCGTGATAGTTCGCCTCAGGCTCCAGTGTTTTTTCCTAGTCCTTCCTGAGAAGGTAGTTGTCCGGTTATGTGAAGCAGAAGATTCTGGCGGACCCGTGAGTACTGTGGGAGCTTTCTGTTCGCTAGGCTGGCTGTACCTGTAACTGGTTTGTAACTTCCTAGACTCTTTCCCGTCCCCTCTTTTCCTCTGGATGTTGCAGAGGGGCGCACAGTAGGCTATTTGGGGTTGTCCGATGCTGTAGTCTTTCGCCTCTAGCTTGTAATGGAGCTGAGCTTTTTGACTGAGAGCAGTGATATAAAGCGATGCTCGTCTCCAGCTACGCGCTTGCAGTGCAAAAAGCAGCGTTGTTCCGACGTGCGGTCTGATGCCCGTTTTCACGGTTTCCGGACAGCGGGGGTGGTGCCTTGACTATGCAGAAGAGGGCTTGGGGTTTGGTCAGGTCAGAGGcgaggaaagggaaagctgttTGAGCGGCGCttgggtgtttgttttgctgttagctATGCAAGTCAAGTTCCAAGGCTCTGTGAGCTCACGCAAGAGAAAAGGCACcgtgaagcttttattttccgcCAGAGCGGCTTACGTTGCCCGAAGCTATGACGGGGGCTTTAAGCCCCGagacaaattcagcttctgtgaCTGTTTTGTAGTCTGTTACTGTCTAGAGGGTAATTCAAAGAGCAGCGGTTGAATTGTGAAGGATTAGCTAACCGTGTTCTGTGGGTGGTTCTCTGCTCGCGTTCATTCTGTGCGTCGTGGCGCAGCACGTTAGGTgatgttatttcctttttccagcttcttgggCGTTTCGTGGTTGTTGGCAAGAAGTGTGCTGCTAACCTGGACCTGACCAATGGATTCCGGATGGCTGTGAATGCCCACCCTCGGGCCCTTCAGACTATCGCCGCCGAATAGGTTTCATATGTTGCCCATCAGTCTAGCCCCTGTTgatgtttgatttattattttttttggacgGCTGTCTATGGAGGGTAAGAAAGAGCTTTGAGCAGCGTTTGCACAATAAAGATGGAGCATGGGGATATCACCTCTGTCTTGCGTGTCTTACCGATGGAAATAGTTCCGCAAGTTAAAACGGCGTCTCCCTGGAGCGCACGTGTGTAGAATGTTTTGGTCCGTTGACAGTGTCGTGTAGGTGGTGGTTTGCCCATTCATTTGGAACGCGAAGCTAGAAGCGCTCGGCGGTCCTGTGGGTCTCCGTCTTCCTAAGACGATCTAGGATGTGCTGTGTGTTTGAGGCCTTGCTatcttccccctgctcccaaaTAAAAGGGCACGCTTTTATTGCGAAATAGCCGTGTTGAGGACTGGCAGATGTAGAACCAGAGAAGAATAAGGTTGGAAGAAAGCTTCCAGGCGTTGTCTGTTGTCTGCCCCTGTcccgaggaggaggcagaacaagCTCTACCGGGTGTGATTTCTGACAGGTGCTTGTCAGCCTGTTCTTGACTACCCTAGGAGTTTTGCTACCGCTTTCTTTTCAGTCCTCCTCGTGGCTTTCGCAACTTTGAGAAGGAATTCCTCCCACAGGATGTAGAAGGCTCTGGGATTCTTGAGTCGGCTTCTGATAAGTTCGAGACTCGGCTGCcgttctctttattttttttttgcatttatttttagtgtctttttttttcccctaaacgaAGTCCGTTGTTCAGTAACTAGAAGAAGGATTAGGTAAAGGCACCATAAGGCTTTTAAATGCGATCACCTCTCGTGCTTTGTTAGACCTCTGGCTTCGCTCTGCTCCTTGTTTAATCGCGATTACATTCAAGGCTTACTGGAGCGTGGGAACgttaaaatgctattaaatacTCTTAGTGTTTGAAACTTGCTAAATGAGATGATTTTTGTGACTCCGTTCCTCATAAAGAAACTTGATTCGTTAGCAGGAGAAATGATCTTTGTTACTGGATCTGTTTGCGGGGTTAACGATTGCAGCTGTGAATGACTAAAGTCTTTTGAGGAAGCTGAAtgataaaaaccaaaccaagaaaCAGCCCTTGGTCTACTCGAAATAATATAGGATTTGCCGTTTGTGGGGTCACGTGAAAATAGTCGTGCAAGTCAACTagtttgggggggagggg is part of the Anas acuta chromosome W, bAnaAcu1.1, whole genome shotgun sequence genome and harbors:
- the LOC137847286 gene encoding adenosine 5'-monophosphoramidase HINT1-like, which produces MADGIVRAQAAWPGGGAAAAFGEVACKGKEVPANVLREDERSWTRSALRSVIVRLRLQCFFLVLPEKVVVRLCEAEDSGGPLLGRFVVVGKKCAANLDLTNGFRMAVNAHPRALQTIAAE